The genomic stretch GATAAAGGGCATAGTCAAAGTCAGATGTGGCTTCCCCAGGAAGTTTGATGGGCTAGTAGAGGCCATGGATGACATGCTTGGGGGAAAGACTTGATGAGCAAGTCAGATGACAGGCTGACCAGCAAGCTGAGTTTCCTGGGTGTGGGTGGAACTCAGGGGTCAGGGTGGAGCTGGGGTGGATGACAAGGCTTTTCTCCAAGGAAGCAAGTGGGTCTGAGGAGGATGGGGACACTGATCTCCACTGAGAAAGATATTTTTCTGGCTGTGTGGAGGCCTGGGATATAGGCAGGATACACAGAAACATTCAAGGATGAGCCAATGTCTCTCCAGATGGGGTACAGGAAGCCATACCCTGTAGGAGGATTGGGGACCAGCAGCCGTGTATGGGTCTGAGAAGAGGGGTTGCGCTGTTAGTGGCCAGTGACACCGAGTAGGCTTGTGGTTTCTGTGATCCCTGGGTGATATGTTGGGGTATCCCTCACTGTCCACCAGTGCTTTGCAGGGGCTTGATTTATATTCTTCCTTTGCAGCTGCTTACCGCAACCTTGGTCAGAATTTGTGGGGCCCCCATAGATACGGATGCCTGTCAGGAGTCCGGGTGCGAACTGTGATTTCTGGTTCATGTGCGGCCCACAGCCTCCTCATCACCACAGAAGGAAAGCTGTGGAGCTGGGGTAAGTAGTGGGTGTGAGGGGTGACTTGAAGGCACCTGAAAGAAGTCCTGCCTTCTGTCTGGATCCAAGGCTAccttgtgtatgcgtgtgtgtctgcctgcctgtgacacatgtggcagtcagaggacaacttccttctgtgtttgcgtgggttctggggattgagcccaaATCTCCAGGCTTATGTAGCAAGTGCATTACcattacccactgacccatctcactgGTCCCTGTTGTTTGATTCCTCCTGGAGACTGTTTTCCTGAACCTGAGACAAGTGTTATCTTTCCGGTGCTGCCATCCTTCCAGCCATCTTCTATTATTGGCCTGTTGTCCCTTCATCTAGCCCTTGTCCTGCTTCGTAGCTTCCTGTGGTGTGGAGCCTGTGTTCCCATTACTAAATGCCACCCCCTGGCTTTTGTAGCTAGCATGGCTCCTGGCCTTAGGTCTGAGGCACGGCCTTTGTCcacattctctcttccttctgtgtctCAGCCTCCTTCATGCCAGACCGTCCCTGACATGAAGCtatcagggtttttgtttgtttgtttctgttttttccagGTAGGCCAGGAAGCCTTGCTCAAGGCTCACGTCGTCCAAGCCTCAGGGCTCGGGCAGCTGGGGGAGTTGGCTCTCCTCCATTAGTTTCTAGCCCTTGGCTGGCTACTAGTCCATACGCCGTTTTTATTTTGATCTGTTTGATTGAGccttcctttttgtgtgtgtgtgatttttatgaGCTGCTGTACTACAGTCCAAGTATATTAACATCTGCTATCTTCTCTGCACTTGGCTAATTTTATAattctgctggaaaaaaaaaacccaacaagtgTGTGTGGCCCAAATTTATCCTTCCAGGCTCCAGGTGACACACCAACATCTGCCCCAATTTCTGTTTTCTCCAGGTTGGTGTCGGAGCTTCCTGCTGCTCCATCTTCAACAGTGAGCGTTGCCTTTGTGTATTTGTCAGGGTCCACAGCTTCAGTGGCTTTTCTCTGATGTCCTTGCCAAGTTGCGCTGACATGGAGCCTCTAGATTGTGTCTTGGGGCTAACCCTGTGACAAGAGTGATTTCCCCTGGAGCAAGAGAGAGGGTGCTCCCTAGAGCAGCAGCAGGGTTGTAGAGACCCTGCCCAGAGGCATCATGAGCCACCACTACACACTTGACCCAGGGGCGCTGCCGGGGCATGTTGAGCAGGAGGCAGAGTGTTGCTGTGCGTGTCTAACCCTGAGCTGTTTCCAGCCTGCCTTTCTCTGAGCTAGGACGTGGCAGGCTCCTTTGGAAGTTGACGCCTAACCGAGGCTGGCCATGGAGCCAGCCCTCTAATTGACGCACATCCCCCGGGAGGGTTCCCCAGGGAGGGAGGCTCAGCCCCTGTTGCCCTTGCCTCCTGTAGGGTACTAGAGCATACCTGTCTTACTACCTAAACTGCTTAACCAGAAGGGAAAGCTCATCACTGGGGGAGACCCCACCCGGCCTGTGATGCTCGCTTTTCAGCCTTAAACACTTTCTACCTTGAGCTACTTATATGCTGTTCTGAGCAGGTCCTGGGGCTCCTCCTGGTATTCTGTTTTAGATATGTGTTGGAACCCAGGTAGGATTTCAGGGCTCAAGCTGTTCTGGGGCCCACCCCTTATCCATTTAACCTGAATTCAGGCTCTCTAGAGTGTCTGTATTGTGAAGGTCTCTAGGCTTTGGTCCCCTGCTTGTCTTTTCACATCAATGGTACAACATAACAGCTGTTCAGAAGGAGGTGGCTTTATAGGCAACAGGGTTTATGAGAGCAGGCCTGTCCCTTCTCATGAGTGTGCATGTTGCTGGGTCTTAGAACAGGTCATGGGGTGGGTGAGGATGAGGAGAACGTCAGCAGTAGGTATATCAGACCCTcccagaggaggggaggagtgggagctGTAGACCTGTGGAGCACCCAGGCCACACCAAGCATTTCCTGGGGTAACAGAGACTGGGGGTGTGTTGGGATGCTTCTACAGCCAGTCACTTCCTGTTGGGGTATGTTTAGGGTGGCCCTTTTCATTGGGCACAACTCGACTGGGGAGAGTAGTGGGCTCCTCCTGTTCTCAAGGATTTGTTGGAGGTTTGTCTTGCTGCCTGGCATGTCTTTGCATCGCGTACCTAGTCAGCTGTGGTCTCTCTGCAGGCCGGAATGAGAAGGGGCAGCTGGGCCACGGTGACACCAAGAGGGTTGAAGCCCCCAGACTCATCGAGGCCCTCAGTCATGAAGCAATCGTGCTGGCAGCATGTGGGCGCAACCACACCCTGGCGTTGACAGGTAAGAAGGTAGCTGTCTTCCTCTTAACTGAGGCAAAAATCTTCAGAGATGGTTTCCCTGGGGGTGGGTAAGGTTGCTGCATGGCTGAGGGCCGGTGTCAGGAAGGGGAGTCCCTGGGTGGGTGGGCAGCTTGCTGAAGGCACTAGAGCCCTATGGTGGCCTCTGGGAGCCCAGACCAGGTTCTGCCTGTGGCAGGGCTCAACTCTGTTCTGCACCCTTGTGGTCTTTGGGATGCGTGGACACACCCCACACTCTGTCTGGTCAATGAGCTGTTGGCATAACTTTGATCCGAGTCCAGTTGAAAACATTCACCCTTATGTccctttttgttgtgtttttctctcctttcagacaCTGGCTCCGTGTTTGCCTTTGGAGAGAATAAGATGGGACAGCTGGGCCTCGGCAACCAGACAGATGCTGTCCCAAGCCCTGCTCAGGTACAAACAAGCTGTGGGCTCGGGCAGCGCTGGTTCGAGAACAGCAATGCTCTGCGAGGGACAATGGAGGAGAGAGCCTGTGTTCTGTCAGTGAAGATGCAAGGGGCAGCTTCCTTGCAGATGGGCACTGCGTTGTTGAGCTGTGCTCAGAATGAGTACAAGATGTGTTTTGCTCCTGAGGCCTGCAGGGGCCTTCCTCCCCGGACAACAGGCCGCCAGCCAGTGGCTTAGGGAGTGTGGGGTCTGGTGGCTGAACCTGTGGGCTTTGAAAGATGATGTCAGGCTCCTGTGTGGCATGTAGTTGGATAGTTGGCAGAGTGAGCAAGGATGGGATGAGCCTGGGTGCCAAGTTTACCTGAACCATCGGGTTAAAAATGCTTGGTCCAGCCTTTCCCAGGTTGTGCACTTGGTTTCTGACCCTGTGCTGTGGGACCAGCCtgttgcttgctgtctctgtgcttcCTTATTTGAACCGTTTCACAGCCTGACAGTCTGTGAAAGAACAGCTCATTCAGGCTGGGGCTTCCACTGAAGCCGTGTTTATTATTTTCCAAGTTGGGGCTGATAGCAAGCAGTATTAGCACCCCAACGAGCTTTTGGGGTCACTGTGAGGTGTCTTAGTCTCCAGTTCTTGTTACTGTGCTTGGGACACCAGGTGACGGGTGCTGCTGGAAGACTGGGGTATAAAACCCTAGAACAAGAGGCACTGTTCTCAGCTTCTGCTGGCCTAGGAGGGTGGAAGTCACCAGCAGTTAGAGTTTTTGTAGTTTAAACTTTGTGATGCATATGTGCTCGCACGGTGGCTTTTTGAAATGTGCCGTCCACTCTCGTGAGCGTGTTGTTTCATGCCAGGACGGAATGAGGAAGAGACTCGGCAAGCTGAAAgttggctgttttcttttttcagatcaTGTACAATGGGCAGCCGATTACCAAGATGGCCTGTggggctgaattcagcatgctGATGGACTGCAAAGGAAACCTCTATTCTTTTGGGTGCCCCGAGTATGGCCAGCTGGGTATGGAAGTCTCTTTCTTAAAAGCTCTCTAATCTAACTGTAAATGCAGAGCCAGAAGGCAGGATGGGGCTGCACACAGTACAAGTGTGGGCAATTGACCCAGCTAGTAGCTTCTACCCACTAAGTGCCTGTCTTGCTCATCGAAACAGCTTGCTGTTGATGCACAGCTTGCAGGTGAGGGTCCAAGGCCCTGCTTGGGGTCAGTGAGGATGCCAGGACTGAGTCTGGCAAAGATGCTTTTCTTCTGGTTTGGGAACTCATTTGTAAGAGTTTCAGAGAGGGACAAAAGCTGAGCCTCTCTTCATCCAGTTTCACGTGTCTAAACGAGCCTTTATTGGAAATGAGAGGATTACGTAAGAATGAGGTTGTTCTGAAAACCCTGGCTGGCTGGGCAGCTGGGGTGTGTTCGCATTGTCCCTCACCACAGTGGACTCCTACAGGCACAGCAGGGGAGGAGGTCAGCAAGCTGGTAAAGCCACCGGAATTTTGCAAggtctccattttccttttcccctctgaCTCCAAGGCCTCTAGAGCTTCCTGGTGCGGAGGTGAAGTGTGGGTGCCCCCTGCTGGTGCCTGAGCAGCCTACACCAGTCCAAGATCTGGGTTGCTGGGTCCCAGCGTCATGAGAAGTGCGCAGATGGGAAAGTATAAATAGAAGCAGAGCATTGCACTGGCCTTAGACTACAGGGAACAGTGACTCTGTGAAACTAAATATACCTCAAGTCAGAAGTGAATAAGAAGGACCGGCCCCTTACGCACATCTGTGCTGGTTGCCAGGGAGTCCTTAGGCTGTTGGATAAACGGTTTCCATGGCCGTGGGCGGAGCTTCTGCCATACTCAGGCCCAGCTCAGGAAGTACATTTCTGTGCTTCCTGTTGTGTGTGCAGCTTCCCTGCCACACTGAGACAAGCATCTTGGTGTGGCCAGCCTGCTTGCCCTCAGGATCTTGTTCTTGGCAGCAGGATGGCATCAATGGAGCGGTTCTGCAGGGAGTTGAGCACAGTGCGCACTGTCTTGTGCTGAGCTTTCATTAAGGTGGTTAGGAACCTCTCGTTCACTCTGAAACGTGCTAGCATATACCTATGATGGCAGCACCTgagggccagaggcaggaggattgcagcaAGTGTGAGGCTGGCCTAGTTTACATGgattacaggccagccagggccacatagtgacaGTTGTCCCCAAAACCAAAACTCCAGCCTAATCTCCCTTCTGCTCTTGTCTCAGTGTGGATGCTGCTTTTAGAATTGGGTTTCAGGAGAGGGGCTCATGGCTACACTCCCTCATGCTGTGCTGTAGTGATTGGCCAGGGAAGGACATTGAACATCTCCCCCACATTCCTGGAGGAAGTGCTTCTGTATCTGGTAACAGCTAGGTGCTGAGTGTGATGGGTGGAACGAAAAAAATTCCAGGATATGCCTGCTGCCCTCGGGGACAGTCTGGTTCAGTAGTCAACACTTGGACAGGACACCGAAGGGACGTGGGAGCTCTAGTTAGTAGAGAGCACGTTGGAAACACAGGATCCCTGGTGGCCTAAGGTTTTTAGCTGACTGGCGCCTCCTGGTGGTGTGTGAGGTTGGTCTGAACTGCTTATAGACGGCAAGCCCGAATAGCGCCTCTAAACAAGCCCCGCGTTCTGCCATATTTGACTAGGTTTTGATCTAAGGTGTTTCTGCAGCACAGCACCCATACATCCCATGGGGACCAGCCAAGAGCCTGCACGACACTACTTCACTGACAGTCACTCTCTGCCAGATGTCACAGCACTGCTGCTGAGGGGACAGGGACTGAGTATTGAGAATGTTTCAGGCCATAAGCAGCCAGGATCCTGGCTAGTGGGTCGAGAGTGGCCCtaaagacttgtttttatttggttggtggtttggTTGCCTCTGGTTCTGTCTCTGAATGCTTCAATTAAAGATGTGGCCACCATGCCTTACCTATTCCtgttagttttttggtttttttttgagacagggtttctctgtgtagccctggctcctgGACTCTGCTGGAGTCCTGACCCTGAACTCAAagagagatcacctgcctctgcctcccaagtgctggtattaaggtgtgtgccatcaccacccagctcttttgtttgtttttgagacctactcaggtagcccaggctggcttgattccctgtgtagctgaagatggctttaattttctgatctttctgcctctacctcccaagtgctggtatagACCACCAATGCAAGAAGGCATAGAGTGCTGCTGGTCTATGGGCCACAGGCATGGGGTGCCAGCACCTGGCTTCCTGCAGCACCAGGATGGCCAGTTATCCGCTGAGCTAACACCGCCCTGCCCCTCGCTATTCTTGCAGGTGGTTTGTGTATTGCAGATTTTTGTGTTCTTTGCAGTATGCTTAAGTTGCTGGTAATTTTTAGACAGAAACGGAGGGAAAATTTTGTCCTAAATGATCATGTCTACCCTGCCTTCTAGAGGTCCTCAGAGCTCCCCAGCTGGGAGCTTGTAGATTGTCCTTAGGATGAGAGCTGCCCACTGTTGTGACCTCTGCCACAggagacacattttcttttgccTCCCAGTCCATGTATAGAGTTTATGTAGGTTTTCCCAAGTTATGGCTCTCCTGCATATGATGTCCTTCATACATACGTGGTTTTAAGGGGTGATGTGTGTTACCTATGAGCTCATGACCAACTAGGTAGGGTCTCTGGCTGGGGCCAGGGTGGTGTCATGGCCTTCTGTCACTGTCTCCGTCTCCGTCTCCTAACCACAGGACACAACTCCGATGGGAAGTTCATTGCCCGGGCGCAGCGGATAGAGTATGATTGTGAGCTGGTACCCCGGCGGGTGGCCATCTTCATCGAGAAGACCAAGGATGGGCAGATCTTGCCAGTCCCAAATGTGGTGGTTCGAGATGTAGCCTGTGGCGCTAACCACACAGTAAGCCTTGTTTTTTTTGTCTCTCCACTCAAGCCATGCTGGTATAGGCTGGTTCTGGAGTGGGTATCTGTTTTCCTCAAACTGTCATTTGGCTGAGCAAGTTTCCCATCGTGATTTCCTGACCTCTACAGTCAACATCCAACATGAATATCCATGTTCCTACCgctgccacacacatgcacaatggaGTCTGCGAGAGTGCCTTTTGCTAGGGTGTGAACGGCTAACTGTTGAGGGTGTCTCAAGACCTTAACTGTTGCTTTAGCAGAATAGCTGCGTGCGTTTGCTGCCTACAGCCTGTTTTGTGCACACATACTTGTAGAATATATGCATtgtgtcccagcactcggaaTCAAACTTCAGGGTAGGTGCTTTCCCCTGCTAAGCTGTTTTGCTGGCcctctgttttgcttttggtttttatttatttttttatttatttattgttgttattttcctGCTTTgagggctttatttatttatttatttatttatttatttgtttattttatggtgAAAAGGTGTATATTTAGAATTACTCGACTGGACTCAGTCTAGATGGTCCCAGTGCTATTGGCAGCATCCAAAGCATCATAGTCAGGAGCCAGCGAAACACACGCCTTCTCTCTGTCGGGCCTTATCAGGGCATTGACTCTGGCTACATCAGTGTCATAGAGTTTCTTCACGGCCTGTTTGATCTGGTGCTTGTTAGCCTTGGCATCCACAATGAACGCAGTGTGGTGGTGTCCTCTACATGGCTGTCTCGGTGCTCAGGGGGAGTTTGATGATGGCATAGTGGTTAAGCTTGTTTCTCTTGTGCACTCTTTCAAGGGTGGCCTCCAGAGCCACAGAGTCTTGGGCCACCGGAAGGTGGGTGACGAGCAGATCTTCTTGTGGCCGTGGATGCCTTTCAGCACTGCCTTCTTAGCTTTCAAGGCCTTTGctttgggaggggcaggagcttcCTTCTTTGGCGCCATCTTGGCAAAAAGCGAGGGCTTTTTGATTTTAAGACTGGGTCTGATTgcatagccctgcctgtcctggaactctgtgtagaccaggctggtctcaaaccttagagatccatctgcctctgcctccagcactgCCTGTCATTAGCCCATCTTAATCTCTGCTGGCAGTAGGTGTTCCTGGTCTGGGCCTTTTTGCTTTGGCAGCAGAAAGGAAGCCCAGGGTTGAGTCCCAGAGCTCCTCTCttgctggctggtcagtgagttaAATGCCTGTAAGTCCATAAACCAGGGTGCTGTGTTGTTCTACTTTGGTTGTGGCAGCCTAGGCTAAGTGTTTCGCAGTGTGGGTATATGGTCCAGGGCTTTGTAGGTGCTGAGTCCCCGACTCTACACCCTGCGTCCCACGCAGAGGCTGGTTAGTTGTGCATGCACCGGCCTTAGTTAGATATGAAACCTCAAAGACGGAGAGAAGGCCTGTCCTTTCCTTTGTCACCTGCTGCTGTCCCAGACCCTTTGGTCAGAAACAGTGGCCCATGTGTCTGAGCCTTGTGTCTCCTCTCATTGCAGCTAGTCTTGGACTCACAGAAGCGAGTCTTCTCCTGGGGCTTTGGCGGCTATGGCCGGTTGGGCCATGCGGAGCAGAAGGATGAGATGGTACCTCGCCTGGTGAAGCTGTTCGACTTCCCTGGGCGTGGCGCAACCCAGATCTACGCTGGCTACACTTGCTCCTTCGCTGTCAGTGAAGTGGGTCAGTGCCTGCTTCCCTGCCCATCAGGTGTAACGTTTTCCTTCTCAGGGATGGCCAGTCCCACAGCCACATCCATCCCTGGCTTGCTCTGTAGTGTCCTTTTAAGCAGCCATCCTCACCTTGCTGTCCTGAGATGCTTGCTTGTAACACTAATGTGttctgctctgcttccttccaGGTGGTCTGTTTTTCTGGGGGGCCACCAACACCTCCCGAGAGTCTACCATGTATCCAAAAGCAGTGCAGGACCTCTGTGGCTGGCGGATCCGGAGCCTCGCCTGTGGGTAAGTGGCTGTGTCTTCCTATGAGTCTTGGACGCCCTGTGTGCCTGTGACCTTGGGAAGGCTCTGAGCCTGCTGACTCTGTGCCTTCCTGGCTGGATGTAGGAGACACCAAATCCCCAAAatgtgggagaggggagagtgggggcatGGTTGATTCTAGGCCGGGTGGCTCCTTCCATCGTGGAAGGTAAGtaattttgaacatttttgtttggggaggaaaacaaaaaacaaaaacaggttgcCAATTTTCCCTGAGTTTGGAAACTGTAGGTTTTAATTTCTCAACACAGGAAAGGGGGACTTTTAATTTGGTGTTCTCATTGAAGGGTGCCCGATGAATTACCCAGTTCTTTCAGATggctgttgtggttaatttatcagtatggcttgatactgtttattattagccctataattattattacatcacTATTTTCTagcccactagcaatcaatgaaacacagacacctgttattttaaaatagccttattatgtatatagtgctctgcctgcgtgtacacctgcagcccagaggagggcatcagatcacgttatagattgttgtgagccaccatgtggttgctgggaattgaactcaggacccctggaagagcagtccatgctcttagctgagccatctctccagccccaatattttttttctttctttctttcatttgtttattttttaattttttgaaacagggtttctctgtgttatcttggttgtcctggactcactctttagaccaggctggcctctaactcacagtgactcgcttgcctctgcctcctgagtgctgggattagcttctaataatttctgttgaactacccaaatacttgctaatgcttttcatctgggctgaaCCCTCCATCCAGgctggccatgtgtttcttcctttaactaacccatggtgcagcctCCTCTTTCCTGCTGTCCTGGAGGTGGGTGAGATGACACAGGGTGTCCTATTCTCTGATTAGATGGTGACAGCTTCTGCCTATTTTTAGGAAGAGCAGCATCATTGTGGCAGCCGATGAGAGTACCATCAGCTGGGGGCCGTCGCCAACCTTCGGGGAACTGGTGAGCCTGCACACCAGGGTCTAGGACTAGCCCTGTGTCCTTGTTCACGAAGGGCTGTCCTTCTGGGTAACATTGGGTTTGGTttggagtgtttttgtttttttccaagcctaggtttctctgtgtagccctggctgtcctggacttactttgtagagcagactggccttgaactcacagagatctgcctacctctgcctactcagtgctgagattaaaggcgcaccatcaccacatctggcctagtggttttttgtttgtttgttttgtttttgttttttgagacagagtttctctgtgtagatcaggctggcctcgaactcaaagcaatccacctgcctctgcctcccgagtgctgggattaaaggcgtgcgccaccatacctggctagcttagtggttttttatttttatttatttatttttaagatttattgattta from Acomys russatus chromosome 29, mAcoRus1.1, whole genome shotgun sequence encodes the following:
- the Rcc2 gene encoding protein RCC2 translates to MPRKKGAAWEEPSSGNGTARAGPRRRGGPAGRKRERPERCSSSSGGGSSGDEDGPELDGAPGGGKRAARPATAGKASGAAAIITEPEHTKERVKLEGSKCKGQLLIFGATNWDLIGRKEVPKQQAAYRNLGQNLWGPHRYGCLSGVRVRTVISGSCAAHSLLITTEGKLWSWGRNEKGQLGHGDTKRVEAPRLIEALSHEAIVLAACGRNHTLALTDTGSVFAFGENKMGQLGLGNQTDAVPSPAQIMYNGQPITKMACGAEFSMLMDCKGNLYSFGCPEYGQLGHNSDGKFIARAQRIEYDCELVPRRVAIFIEKTKDGQILPVPNVVVRDVACGANHTLVLDSQKRVFSWGFGGYGRLGHAEQKDEMVPRLVKLFDFPGRGATQIYAGYTCSFAVSEVGGLFFWGATNTSRESTMYPKAVQDLCGWRIRSLACGKSSIIVAADESTISWGPSPTFGELGYGDHKPKSSTAAQEVKTLDGIFSEQVAMGYSHSLVIARDESEAEKEKLKRLPEYTPRTL